In a single window of the Elaeis guineensis isolate ETL-2024a chromosome 4, EG11, whole genome shotgun sequence genome:
- the LOC105035834 gene encoding uncharacterized protein, with translation MELSRERSFTEYMQSKLLDCEQARAGLENELSALEERWQPKGLHMEHREAEVRVINEALKECIQEQHDVGYACDMLENEMKRLEHRCADLEMYNKDSEEQIKEYTATIEQIQKDNEKIGLSLCHAEEKIKELCEMNSSMLFKLSGREYHQGAGSMHSASSSAHGK, from the exons ATGGAGCTCTCTCGAGAAAGATCGTTCACAGAATACATGCAGTCCAAGCTCCTCGACTGCGAGCAAGCCCGTGCTGGCCTCGAAAATGAACTCTCTGCCCTGGAGGAACGCTGGCAGCCGAAAGGCCTGCACATGGAACATCGCGAG GCTGAAGTGAGGGTGATCAACGAGGCATTGAAGGAATGCATCCAGGAGCAGCATGATGTAGGATACGCCTGTGACATGcttgagaatgaaatgaaaagattaGAACACCGCTGCGCTGACCTGGAGATGTACAACAAAGATTCTGAAGAACAG ATTAAAGAATACACTGCTACGATTGAACAGATTCAAAAGGACAATGAGAAAATCGGTCTCTCTCTTTGTCATGCCGAAGAGAAG ATCAAGGAACTCTGTGAGATGAACAGTAGCATGTTGTTCAAGTTAAGTGGACGAGAATACCACCAGGGAGCTGGGAGTATGCACTCCGCGAGTTCTTCTGCTCAt GGAAAGTAA